The stretch of DNA TCTGACGCTGGATGACGGACAGCAGCTTCTTCTTACGGATACCGTAGGCTTTATCCGCAAGCTTCCGCACAATCTGGTGGAAGCCTTCAAGAGTACTCTGGAGGAAGCCAAATATGCGGATTATATCATTCATGTGGTAGATGCATCCAATCCTCAGGCGGAGATGCAGATGCATATCGTATATGAAACCCTGAAAGAGCTTGGTGCCCTGGGAAAAAAGACGATCACACTTTTTAACAAGCAGGACCGTGTTTCCGGGGAGAGCTTCCGGGATCTCCGGGCAGACCATACGCTGAAGATTTCCGCACAGACAGGAGAAGGGCTTGAGGAATTTAAGCAGCTTCTTTCGGAGATCCTAGCAGAAGGACAGATTTATATGGAACGGCTTTTTCCTTATTCGGAGGCCGGTCAGATACAGCTGATCCGTGAGTATGGACAGCTTCTTTCGGAAGAGTATACCGAAGGCGGGATTGCTGTAAAAGCAAGAGTTCCGCGGGAAATCTATCCGAAAGTCACATAATGTTAAAATATCTACTCAGTACCATATATAGTACCGTGAACAAAACGGGCACTATATATGGTGCTTTTTATGTTGACGCAAAGAGGCGTGTCTGATACAATAAGCCTACAGCGCTTTGAACACAGATCGTGAAACGGAGTGTGTTCGTAAGCAGGCAAGTGAGGCGGAATGGAATATCCGCTTATAAATAAATGCATGAGGGAGGCATTTTCTTATGTTTCAGGTAGTAAAAAGAGACGGCGAATTAGACGAATTCAAAATGGGGAAGATCACCGCGGCAATTGACAAGGCATTTGATGCTAAAGGCAAGAATTACAGTTCGGATATGATCGATCTTCTGGGACTTCGTGTTACAGCGGATTTTCAGAATAAGATCGAGAACAACCGGATTTCTGTTGAGGATATCCAGGACAGTGTGGAGAACGTACTGATCCAGGCCGGATATTCTGATGTTGCCAAGGCGTATATCCTTTATCGTAAGCAGCGTGAGAAGATCCGCAATATGAAATCTACCATCCTTGACTATAAAGAGATCGTAAACAGCTATGTAAAGGTTGAGGACTGGCGTGTAAAGGAGAACTCAACGGTTACTTATTCTGTAGGAGGTCTGATCTTAAGCAACTCCGGAGCAGTTACCGCAAACTACTGGCTGTCTGAGATCTATGACAACGAGATCGCAGATGCACACAGAAATGCAGATATCCATATCCATGATCTGTCCATGCTGACCGGTTACTGTGCAGGCTGGTCCCTGAAGCAGCTGATCCGAGAGGGACTTGGCGGTATTGAGGGTAAGATCACTTCTGCACCTGCAAAGCATTTAAGTGTACTCTGTAACCAGATGGTGAATTTCCTGGGTATCATGCAGAACGAGTGGGCAGGCGCACAGGCATTTTCATCCTTTGATACTTATCTGGCACCTTTTGTAAAGTCAGACAACCTTTCCTATCCGGAGGTTAAAAAATGTATTGAGTCCTTTGTATATGGCGTAAATACTCCAAGCCGCTGGGGTACTCAGGCACCGTTTTCCAACATTACACTGGACTGGACCGTTCCGGACGACCTTGCAGAGCTTCCGGCTATCGTAGGCGGCAAGGACATGGATTTCAAATATAAGGACTGTAAGAAAGAAATGGATATGGTCAACAAGGCATTTATCGAGACCATGATCGAGGGAGATGCCAACGGACGTGGATTCCAGTATCCGATCCCGACCTATTCCATCACAAAGGAATTTGACTGGTCTGATACCGAGAACAACCGTCTTCTTTTTGAGATGACTTCCAAGTACGGTACTCCGTATTTTTCCAATTATATCAACAGTGATATGAAGCCAAGCGACATCCGCAGCATGTGCTGCCGCCTCCGTCTGGATCTTCGTGAGCTCCGTAAAAAGAGCGGTGGATTCTTTGGCTCCGGTGAGAGCACAGGCTCTGTAGGCGTTGTTACCATCAATATGCCGCGTATCGCATATCTTTCCAGAACGCCGAAGGAATTTTATCAGCGCCTGGACCACATGATGGATATCTCCGCAAGATCTCTTCATATCAAGAGAGATGTGATCAGCAGGCTTCTGGATGAGGGACTGTATCCGTACACGAAGAGATATCTTGGAAGCTTTAACAACCATTTTTCCACCATCGGTCTTGTGGGAATGAACGAAGCGGGCTTAAATGCCTGCTGGCTGAAAAAGGACATGACAGATCCGGAAACCCAGAAGTTTACAAAAGAGGTTCTGGAGCATATGAGAAACCGTCTTTCAGACTATCAGGAGCAGTATCCGGGAGAGCTTTTCAACCTGGAGGCAACACCGGCAGAGTCCACTGCATACCGTCTTGCCAAACACGACAGAAGTCGTTATCCGGATATCAAAACAGCAGGAAAAGAGGGCGACACCCCGTATTACACAAATAGTTCTCATCTGCCGGTTGATTACACTGCGGATATTTTTGACGCACTGGATATTCAGGACGATCTGCAGACTCTGTATACTTCAGGAACCGTATTCCATGCATTCCTTGGGGAGAAGCTTCCGGACTGGAAGGCAGCGGCAGCTCTGGTACGTAAGATTGCAGAGAATTATCGCCTGCCCTATTACACTATCTCACCGACCTATTCCGTATGTCAGGAGCACGGCTACATCAGCGGCGAGCATTTCACCTGCCCGAAATGTGGAAAGAAGGCTGAGGTTTACAGCCGTATCACAGGATATTACCGCCCTGTACAGAACTGGAATGATGGTAAGACCCAGGAGTACAAGAATCGTACCCTCTATGATATTACCCATTCCCAGCTGAAAAAGGTCCACACCAGTGTGATGACCATGAAGGGTGACGAGGTGGAGATCCAGCCTGTGGAATCTCATAAATATCTTTTTACGACCAGCACCTGTCCGAACTGCCGTATGGCAAAGAAAATGCTTGAAGGAGAAGAACTGGAGATCATCGATGCTGAGCAGAATCCCGAGCTTGTCAAGCAGTATGGGATCCGTCAGGCGCCTACACTTGTGATCACTGACGGGTCACAGGTTAAGAAGTATGTGAATGCTTCTAACATTCAGAAGTATGTAGATGAAGAGCTGGATTGAGCTCTTCGGGGCAATTGTAAATTGTAATTAAAATGGCTGGACGTATGTCTGTTTGGATGTGCGTCTGGTCTTTTTTTATATATTCTTTTTATTTTTGTCTTTTTGTTCTTAGGTTTTTTGGGGAGATTTTCGTTTTTGGGGAAAGGTGGTTGACATTTCATGGCGGAATGGTATACTTATACGTGAGTTTAATGGTTGAAAGTGTTACACTTTAATGTATAAATATATACCGCTGTGATACCGCGTGGGGGATCCGGGAATTGTTTCCCGGCGGAAATTTGCGAGGGGGAAAGCACTCAAAGTTGCGAAGCCCGTTTTTCCCCCTCGCGCTCCCCCTTTCCGGGCACGCCTTTTGGAGCGCACGTTGTGGTGTGTGATACGTTATTGATGGGGCGATGGATTCGACTGTATCGGGAATTCAAGGCTGAGCCGATGGATGAGGGCGGACGGGAAAAGCGGCCCGCATAGCGGGCCTGTTCCCTGATATGAGATTCATGTTCTGTGATATTTAACTGAATCAGGAAAGCATATCCGTTATTTATATTTATATCGGCACAACCTGCAATATCCAATACCGTAGAATCCATCGCCTCGTCAGAAAACTAACACATTCCACAACGCAGAACAGCGGCGTGGCCGGGAGGGGAGGAGCGCGAGGAGGGGACGATGGCCTTCGCAACTATGAATGCTTCCCCTCCTCGCACCTGCCGCATGCGAAATGCTCCCCCTGGAAGGGAAAAACCGCATACAAAATGCTCCCCCTGGAAAGGAAATCCACAGCCACATGCGAAATGCCCCTCCTGGAAAGGAAATCCACAGCCGCATGCGAAATGCCCCTCCTGGAAAGGAAATCCACAGCCGCATGCGAAATGCCCCTCCTGGAAAGGAAATCCACAGCCGCATGCGAAATGCCCCCCTGGAAAGGGAATCCACCGCCGCATGCGAAATGTCCCCTCCCGGAAAGGGATTCACTTCCAATTAATTTCATGCTAGAATAAAAAAAGAATAATAAGAAAAAGAATAATAAGAAAAGAATAATCAGGAAAAGAGGAAAACACATCATGGTAAAACAGAACATCGTCTTCGTAGAAAACACTCCGGGAAGTCTTCAGAAAGTCACAAAGATCCTTGCAGAGAATCAGATCGACATCTACGGGTTCGGCTGTTTCGATGCACCGGAGTTCGCAAACTTCCGTATGGTATGTGATGATCCGGAAAAAGCAGATCAGATCATGGCAGAAAACGGATATATGACCCGTATTACTCAGGCCATCCTGGTGGATCTTCAGGATGAGATCGGCGGCCTTGACAAGCTTCTCAGCGTCATGGGCGACAGCAACGTAAACCTTCATTACATCTATACCTTTTTCCACAGAGGTTTGAAAGTCCCGGTAGCGATCATGCACTGTGAGGATCTCCTTGTTGCAGAGAGCGTTCTTCGTAACAATGGCTTCAAGGTTCTGAATCGTCTGGTAAATCCGGATGGAGTTGAAGAAGCGTAAGGATATATTCTGGAAAATGACAAACAGGAATGACGTATTCACGTATTGAAGTTTTGACAGGGTAATGCTACAATAAAAGGGCGTGTCAGGAAACAGGAAAAATGTTTCCGGGCACGCTCTTATTTACATGTACAACGAGCTGTGGCGAGATTCTGATGAGTGCTGTACAGATCGGAGAAGCAGGCCTGCGTTTTATAACAGAATGTACATACAATGGAGGAAATCGATGAAAAGAGAAAATTTCAGAAAAGGTATGAAGGATGGAGTTCCTATCGCTCTTGGATATTTTGCGGTATCCTTTACCTTTGGCATGATGGCTGTTGCCGGCGGCTTGAGTATCTGGCAGGCAGTCCTGATTTCCCTGACCAACCTGACATCGGCCGGTCAGTTTGCGGGACTGGACATTATTTTTGCAGGAGGCTCCATGTGGGAGATGGCAATGACCCAGCTGATCATCAACCTGAGATATTGCCTGATGTCATTTTCCCTGTCCCAGAAATTCCGGCGTGAGGAGTCCGGCATCCTGAAATATATCGCTGCTTTTGGTGTCACCGATGAAATTTTCGGGATCAGTGCAGCCCAGGAGGGAAAGGTCAGCGTATTTTATAATTACGGAGCCATGTGCGTGGCAATCCCCGGATGGACTCTTGGAACTCTGGCAGGAGGAATCTCCGGAAGCCTTTTGCCTGATTTTATGCTCAGCGCGTTGAGCGTTGCCATTTACGGAATGTTCCTGGCCATCATCATCCCGCCGTCCAAAAAGAGCAGACCGGTTCTTGGGGTGGTTGCGGCATCCATGGCAGTCAGCACTGTTTTTGCGGTGACACCGGTGTTAAAACAGGTATCATCCGGATTTATGATCATTATCACAACACTTCTGGTAGCAGGCCTGGCAGCTTATTTCTGCCCGCTGGAAGAGAAAGGGGAAGTCGTTCATGAGTCATAATATATATATCTATATCCTGGTGATGGCAGCTGTCACCTATCTCATCCGTATGCTGCCCCTTGCTCTTGCAAAAAATGAGATCAGAAGCCCGTTTATCAAGTCTTTTCTGTATTATGTGCCATACGCCTGTCTGGCAGCCATGACTTTCCCGGCCATCCTGAAAGCCACAGACAGCATCATCTCCGGTGCAGCAGGTTTCCTGGTAGCGCTTATTGCTGCATATAAGGAAAAAAGCCTGCTCACAGTAGCTCTGCTGGCGTGTGCGGCGGTGTTTATCGTGGAGAGGGTTCTGGCATTTATTTGAACAGGGGATATGCGGAAATATAATACGCAGGAGGGAGCCTCGAAAAGCTCCCTCCATTTTCATTTATTCACCTAAAAATCCAAGATCGATCTCTCCGTCAAACACTGTAGTTGCAGGTCCTGTCATATATACAAGGTTTTCATCTCTTTCCCAGGAGATGTTTAAGTCTCCGCCAAGAAGCTGTACAGTAACCGGCTTGCTGCCATCAACCTTGTCATTGAGGATGGAAGCTACTGTAACTGCGCAGGCACCTGTGCCGCAGGCAAGGGTTTCTCCGGACCCACGCTCCCATACGCGCATCTTTACGGTGTGATGGTCGATCACCTGAACAAACTCGGTGTTGACTCTGTCAGGGAAGCACACGTGATTTTCAAAGGATGGGCCGATCTTTTCCAGGTCAAGGCTGTCCACATCGTCTACGTAGATGATGGCATGAGGATTGCCCATGGAAATTGCGGTTATGTGATATTCTTTTCCCTCGACAGTGATGGGAGCGTCGATAACCTGCTCGGTTTCGGCAACCACCGGAATCTCTTTTGCGATGAGGATCGGGGAGCCCATGTTGACTTTTACCATGGAGGCTTTGCCGTCACGGATGGTAAGATCCACATATTTGATACCGCTTCTTGTGGCAATGCTTAAAGAAGTTTTGTCCACGATGCCGTGGTCGTAGACATATTTGGCAACGCAGCGGATACCGTTTCCGCACATGGCACCCTGAGAGCCGTCCAGATTGTACATATCCATCTCGCAGTCTGCGATCTCAGACGGGCGGATCAGGATCAGACCATCGGAACCAATGCCAAAATGACGGTCGCTGACAAATTTTGCCACTGCGGCCGGATCCTTAACAGTCTCTTCAAAACAGTTTACATATACATAATCGTTTCCGATGCCTTGCATTTTCGTGAATTTCATAATAGTAACCTCCTCTTGTTCCTGAATATTATACTTGTTTTTTCTGTTGGAGCACAAGACCCCCCATGGAAAAAATACGCAGGTTTTTTCCATTTGTTGCCTTTAATAGTATAGTATACTGGATAATTGTTATCGAAAAGTGAATTTTCCCTGTGGAATTCCGGTAAATTAGGAGTGAATTTTCGCATTTATGGATTTTATATGCTTGCATTTTGTCAGAAACATGGTATCATAAAACAAAGTAATATGCATGGAGATGTATAATTATGCTGTACATTACGAATTGGGCTGACAGAAACAGGAGAGACAGTTAACGTAAAGTACATAGAATTCAGGAGGAAGAAAAAATGAAGAGAAAATTTATGGCACTTGCACTTGCAGCAGCTATGACAGTTTCTATGACATCCGCTGTTTTTGCAGCAGATGAGATCAAGAGCGCAGATGATCTGGAGGGTAAGAAGATCGGTGTTCAGCTTGGAACAACCGGTGACGCAGACGCTACAGAGGTTAAAGACGCAACAGTGGAGAGATACAACAAAGGTAATGACGCTGTTATGGCTCTGAAACAGGGTAAGATTGACTGCGTAGTGATCGACAGCGAGCCTGCTAAGAAATTTGTTGAGAAAAACGATGATCTTGAGATCGTTGAGGACATTTTTGACAAAGAGGAGTATGCAATCTGTCTTTCCAAAGATAATGCAGACCTTACAAAAGAGTTTAACGAGGCTCTGAAGGAGCTGAAGGATGACGGAACTCTGGATTCCATTAGAGATAACTATATCGGTGATGATGCAGGTAAGACACCATATGAGACTCCTAAGGATGCAGATCACTCCAAGGGAACTCTTACCATGGCAACAAACGCAACCTTCCAGCCATACGAATACTACGACGGAGATAAGATCGTAGGTATTGATGTTGATATCGCTCAGGCTGTCTGCGACAAGCTTGGATATGAGCTGAAGATCGAGGATATGGAGTTTGATGCGATCGTAAATTCTGTTAAATCCGGAAAAGCTGATTTTGGTGTTGCAGGAATGACAGTAACAGAGGATCGTAAAAAGAGCGTTGATTTCACTGATCCGTACACAACTGCAGAGCAGGTTGTTATCGTAAAGAAATAATTTTGTACAGAGAAATCAGAGGATTCTGAACGGATAAGCTGAGAAACAGATATTCGTTGCAGAGTTCAGTAGCGAATGATCAGGTTCCGGATATCCGGGTATGTTTTCCGGATTTCGGAACCTGTAGTTTTGGAAAGGGTGGAAATTTTGAGTCTTATTGAACAGTTTCAGTTTAACTTTCTGGACGACAATCGTTGGCAGTTCATTTTGTCCGGTCTGAAAAATACCATCATTATTACTTTTTTTGCTGTACTTCTTGGTATTTTTCTGGGATTTGTCATTGCTATTGTCCGTTCCACACATGATAAGACAGGTAAGCTTAAGATCCTTAATGTGATCTGTCGTGTTTATCTGACGGTGATCCGTGGCACACCAACGATGGTACAGCTGCTGATCGTATTTTATGTTATTTTTGCAACCATAGATCCGGGTAAGATAGTCGTTGCCATTATCGCCTTTGGTATGAACTCTGCTGCATACGTGGCTGAGATCGTCCGTTCTGGTATCATGTCTATTGATCAGGGACAGTTTGAAGCAGGACGGAGCCTGGGTCTTAACTATACACAGACTATGATCAAGATCATTCTTCCGCAGGCGGTCAAGAACATCCTGCCGGCTCTGGGAAATGAGCTGATCGTACTTTTGAAGGAGACATCCATCAGTGGTTATATCGGACTTATGGATCTGACCCGTGGCGGAGACATTATCCGAAGCCAGACCTACAGTGCACTGTTCCCGCTGCTGGTAGTAGCTGCAATCTATCTTGTGATCGTTTGTTTCCTTACCTATCTGGTAGGAAGACTTGAAAGGAGGCTGAGAACCAATGAGCGTAAGTAATGAAGTACTTCTGGATGTGCAGGGACTTGAAAAGGCCTATGGCGGCAATCAGGTTCTCAACGGGATCACCACACAGATCCGCAGAGGTGAAGTAGTAGCCATCATCGGACCATCCGGCTGTGGTAAATCCACATTTCTCCGTTCCCTGAATCTCCTTGAGGAGCCGACCGGGGGAAAAATCCTCTTTGAGGGAACCGACATTACAGATCCAAAGGTGGATATCAACCGTCATCGTCAGAAAATTGGAATGGTATTCCAGCAGTTCAATCTGTTTCCTCATAAGACGGTAAAAGAGAACATCATGCTCGCACCGGTAACACTGAATCTTATGAGTAAGGAAGAGGCTGAAAAAACGGCACTGGAGCTGCTGAAGCGAGTAGGTCTTCCTGATAAGGCAGATTCCTATCCGGATATGCTTTCCGGCGGTCAGAAGCAACGTATTGCCATTGCAAGATCGCTTGCCATGAATCCAGATGTGATGCTGTTTGACGAGCCGACATCTGCTCTTGATCCGGAGATGGTCGGAGAGGTTCTGGAGCTGATGCAGGAGCTTGCAAAATCCGGCATGACCATGGTTGTGGTAACTCATGAGATGGGCTTTGCCCGCGAGGTGGCAACCAGAGTTCTTTTCATTGATGAAGGAACGATCCAGGAGGAAAATTCTCCTGAGGAATTCTTTGCAAATCCAAAGAATAAAAGACTTCGTGAGTTTCTTTCAAAGACGTTATAATGACATTATAAATATAAGAATATTAAAAACGGATGCTTTATCCTCCTGTGGAAATGCTGTAGGAGATAAAGCATCCGTTTTTTGTAGTGCTAGTTGCAAAAAAATACTTTTTCTTTTTGCTGCTCAGTGGATTTCTTCACCGGCAGTTTTCTGTGCGGTTTTTATTTCGTTGTAACAGTATTTGATGATAGATTTTCTGGTTATGATCCCGATGAAGGAGCCCTGGTCATCTACCACCGGCACGAAGTTCTGATTAATGGCGCGATCCAGGAGGTCTTCCATATTAGAATTAGCATGGACTGGTTTATAGGTGGCACGGCGTGGGATCGCCATGATCGGGATTCCCTCTGTTTCCTTGATGTCGTGAATATCTGCACGGCGCATGCCCCAGAGGAGATCTCCCTCTGAGATAGTGCCGAGATATTTGCCGTCCATGGTGAGGATAGGAATGCAGGAGTACTTGCGGTGCTCCATTTTTTCGAGGGTCTGGCGAAGAGTTTCATCCTCAAAGATGTAGGCTACTTCGCTTTTGGGAATCAGAAAAAACAGAATGTTCACGTTATTACCTCATTTCCGCAAAAATTATAAATAAATCTGTAAGCTGTTTTTAGAGAAGCTGAAGTCCGTGTGTCTCTGCAACATCTGTGATCTCCTTCGGCCAGAGAGAGACATGTACTTCTCCGATGTGTGCTTTGCGAAGGAAGAACATACAGATCCTGGACTGTCCGATACCACCGCCGATGGTGTACGGAAGCTCTTTGTTCAGGATAGCTTTCTGGAATGGAAGTTCTCTTCGGTCGTCACAGCCTGCTTCGGTGAGCTGGCGGTCAAGTGCGTCCTCGTCAACACGGATTCCCATTGATGAAAGCTCAAGGGCAATGTCAAGTACCGGATAGTACACGAGGATATCACCGTTCAGTTCCCAGTCATCATAGTCCGGGGCACGTCCGTCGTGGCGTTCGCCGTTGGTGAGGGTTTTGCCGACTTTCATAAGGAAGACAGCGCCTTTTTCACGGGTGATCCGATATTCACGTTCCTTCGGTGTGCAGTCCGGATACATGTCAAGAAGCTCCTGAGTTGTGATAAAGAAGATATCCTTTGGAAGGATCTCCTCGATGTAGTCATATTGTACAGCCATGTATTTCTCGGTTTTACGAAGGACACTGTAAATGGTGCGTACGGTTTCCTTGAGAGTTTCAATGGAACGCTCTTCTTTGGAGATGATCTTTTCCCAGTCCCACTGGTCTACGTAAACGGAGTGGATATTGTCCAGATCTTCATCCCGGCGGATTGCTATCATATCTGTGTAAAGACCCTCTCCGTGAGAAAATCCGTATTTTTTCAGTGCGTAGCGTTTCCATTTGGCAAGGGAGTGTACGATCTCGGCGTTGCTTCCTTCGATAGATTTGATATCAAAACTTACCGGGCGTTCTACACCATTAAGGTTGTCATTAAGGCCGGATTCCGGGGCTACAAATGTCGGGGCGGATACTCGGAGAAGGTTCAGCTTCTGTGAGAGTGTCTGCTGGAAGAAATCTTTTACTGTTTTGATCGCAATCTGTGTGTCATGGAGGTTCAGGTCTGCATGATAGGTTGCGGGAATCGTGATTGTATTCATTATCGGCTCCTCCTGATGATTTTTATGCTTATTGCTCTGTGGGGTATTATAGCAGAAAATGGGTGGAGTGGCAATATAATGAGAGGGGAAGTCTTTTGGGGTATCGTAGAAAAATACTGGGTATTAAATGCCTGGTGTGATATACTGAAAAAAGAATGCTTATGTTTACGATGGAAATATAAATATCCGTTTTAACGGATAGAATGGAGGGAGTTTATGGCAGGTGAAAGGTGTCAGGTTTGTGGGGGTAAGGTTGTAAATGGCAGGTGTTCATTATGTGGGATGCCTTACAGAAATGATGAGGCGTTATATCATCTGAATGAGCCCCGGGAGGTACATTATAAACATGCTTCCGCCAAAGTGCGGGATATGATGCGGCGGTATGGACAGGATGCTGATCAAACAACACAACATAACGGAAACGTAAACCGGAATACAAACGTAAACCGGAATACAAACGTAAACCGGAATACAAATGTGAACCGGAATACGAACGCGAACCGGAATACGAATGCAAGCCGCAATACAGATTTGAATCGGAATCCAACCGGAAGCCGGAATACAGGTGCAGCAGCCGGACGTAGGACTGCTGCTGCAGATAATACCAGGAACAAAACAATGGTGGGCAGGAATCATACGGGAGTTTTAGATCAGGGGAAAAAACAGCAGAAAAAAGATCAGAAAAACAGCGGGGCAGGCTGGATCATATGGATCATAGTGACACTGGCCATGCTGTTTCCTAAATTATGGGATTTCCTTGCAGACTGGATCGGAACGAATTTGTGAGAATATTTCAGCAGTGAGATCATGCAGTGCTAAGTGTCTGTATTTTCGTGTATACAGAAATATCCCTTTTCTTTTCTTCTCAGCTGTGTTATACTCATGCCTAGCACAACATATAGATGAAAAACAATATATAGAGGATATAGGTACTATATATAGTATTTTAGCATAGCGGCTTATATATAGCACAGGGAGGGATGAGCAATGTTATATGTGATCAAAAAAGATGGGACAAGAGAGGAGTTTAATCCGCAGAAGATCGTGGCTGCCGTGAACAAATCCGCAGAGCGTATTCTTTATACTTTTTCAGACGAGGAGAAGGATTTTATCTGCCGTTTTGCCCAGGAGCATGCGGATTCCCTTGGAAAGAATGAGATCGAGATCCAGGAGATGCACAACATCGTGGAGGGGGCTCTGGAGCGTGTGAATCCGGCAGTTGCCAAGAGCTACCGTGATTATCGGAATTACAAGCTGGATTTTATCCATATGATGGATGATGTATATACCAAGAGTCAGGCAATCCGTTATATAGGTGATAAAAGTAATGCCAATACAGACAGCGCCCTTGTTGCCACGAAACGAAGCCTGATCTTTAATGAGCTGAACAAGGAACTCTATCGGAAGTTTTTTATGAACCGTAATGAGCTTCAGGCATGTAAGGACGGCTACATTTATATTCATGACCAGTCTGCACGTCTGGATACCATGAATTGCTGTCTGTTCGATGTGGCAGCTGTTTTAAGTGGCGGTTTTGAGATGGGCAATGTCTGGTATAACGAGCCGAAGACTCTGGATACAGCCTTTGATGTTATGGGGGATATCATTCTCAGTACAGCAGCACAGCAGTATGGTGGCTTTACAGTGCCGGAGGTTGATAAGATCCTGGCACCGTATGCAAAGAAAAGCTATGATAAATATATTTCCGAATTTATGAAATACTCGGATGAGAGCTGGAGTGGCCGCGAGGAGCGAGCTATTGAATATGCTCTTGATAAGGTCCGCAGGGATTATGACCAGGGATGGCAGGGAATTGAGTACAAGCTGAATACCGTCGGTTCTTCCAGAGGAGATTATCCGTTTGTTACGGTGACACTTGGTCTCGGAACCGAGCAGTTTGAGAAGATGTGCACGATTTCCCTTCTTGAGGTCCATCAAGGAGGACAGGGGAAGGCCGGACATAAGAAACCGGTACTTTTCCCGAAAATCGTATTCCTTTATGACAAGGAGATCCATGGTCCCGGAAAGTGCTGTGAGGATATTTTTGAGGCTGGTGTGGAGTGTTCCTCCAAGACCATGTATCCGGACTGGCTGTCTATGTCCGGTGCGGGATACATTTCCAGTATGTACAGGAAATACAAGAAGGTCATCAGCCCGATGGGATGCCGTGCTTTCTTAAGTCCGTGGTATGAGCGTGGCGGTATGGAGCCGGCGGATGAGAATGATACGCCTGTTTTTGTGGGACGTTTTAACATTGGTGCGGTAAGTCTTCATCTTCCGATGATCCTTGCCAAGGCCAGAGCAGAGAGTAGAGATTTCTATGAGGTTCTGGATTTCTATCTGGAAATGATCCGTAACCTGCATATCCGCACTTACGAATATCTGGGACAGATGCGTGCATCCACCAACCCGCTTGCATACTGTGAAGGCGGTTTCTACGGCGGACATCTGAAACCGAATGAAAAGATCGGTAAGATTCTGAAGCCTATGACAGCTTCCTTCGGTATCACAGCATTAAATGAGCTTCAGGAGCTTTATAATGGCAAATCTATTGCCGAGGATGGGGCGTTTGCTCTGGAAGTCCTGAAATATATCAATGACAAGGTAAATCAGTACAAGAAGGAAGACGGTTAT from Blautia sp. SC05B48 encodes:
- a CDS encoding CBS domain-containing protein, translated to MNILFFLIPKSEVAYIFEDETLRQTLEKMEHRKYSCIPILTMDGKYLGTISEGDLLWGMRRADIHDIKETEGIPIMAIPRRATYKPVHANSNMEDLLDRAINQNFVPVVDDQGSFIGIITRKSIIKYCYNEIKTAQKTAGEEIH
- the asnA gene encoding aspartate--ammonia ligase, with translation MNTITIPATYHADLNLHDTQIAIKTVKDFFQQTLSQKLNLLRVSAPTFVAPESGLNDNLNGVERPVSFDIKSIEGSNAEIVHSLAKWKRYALKKYGFSHGEGLYTDMIAIRRDEDLDNIHSVYVDQWDWEKIISKEERSIETLKETVRTIYSVLRKTEKYMAVQYDYIEEILPKDIFFITTQELLDMYPDCTPKEREYRITREKGAVFLMKVGKTLTNGERHDGRAPDYDDWELNGDILVYYPVLDIALELSSMGIRVDEDALDRQLTEAGCDDRRELPFQKAILNKELPYTIGGGIGQSRICMFFLRKAHIGEVHVSLWPKEITDVAETHGLQLL
- a CDS encoding amino acid ABC transporter ATP-binding protein, which translates into the protein MSVSNEVLLDVQGLEKAYGGNQVLNGITTQIRRGEVVAIIGPSGCGKSTFLRSLNLLEEPTGGKILFEGTDITDPKVDINRHRQKIGMVFQQFNLFPHKTVKENIMLAPVTLNLMSKEEAEKTALELLKRVGLPDKADSYPDMLSGGQKQRIAIARSLAMNPDVMLFDEPTSALDPEMVGEVLELMQELAKSGMTMVVVTHEMGFAREVATRVLFIDEGTIQEENSPEEFFANPKNKRLREFLSKTL
- the nrdD gene encoding anaerobic ribonucleoside-triphosphate reductase, with the translated sequence MLYVIKKDGTREEFNPQKIVAAVNKSAERILYTFSDEEKDFICRFAQEHADSLGKNEIEIQEMHNIVEGALERVNPAVAKSYRDYRNYKLDFIHMMDDVYTKSQAIRYIGDKSNANTDSALVATKRSLIFNELNKELYRKFFMNRNELQACKDGYIYIHDQSARLDTMNCCLFDVAAVLSGGFEMGNVWYNEPKTLDTAFDVMGDIILSTAAQQYGGFTVPEVDKILAPYAKKSYDKYISEFMKYSDESWSGREERAIEYALDKVRRDYDQGWQGIEYKLNTVGSSRGDYPFVTVTLGLGTEQFEKMCTISLLEVHQGGQGKAGHKKPVLFPKIVFLYDKEIHGPGKCCEDIFEAGVECSSKTMYPDWLSMSGAGYISSMYRKYKKVISPMGCRAFLSPWYERGGMEPADENDTPVFVGRFNIGAVSLHLPMILAKARAESRDFYEVLDFYLEMIRNLHIRTYEYLGQMRASTNPLAYCEGGFYGGHLKPNEKIGKILKPMTASFGITALNELQELYNGKSIAEDGAFALEVLKYINDKVNQYKKEDGYLYAIYGTPAESLCGLQVEQFRKMYGIIEGVSDRPYVSNSFHCHVTEDVTPIEKQDLEGRFWELCNGGKIQYVRYPIGYNKEAIRTLIRRAMDLGYYEGVNLSLAYCDDCGHEELEMDICPVCGSRNLTKIDRMNGYLSYSRVHGDTRLNEAKMAEIAERKSM